The Dermacentor andersoni chromosome 1, qqDerAnde1_hic_scaffold, whole genome shotgun sequence genomic interval ATAGTGTGAAGAGCTGCGTTTCAAGGAGCGTGGGAAAAATAATTGATATCCCAAAGCAAAGCAGCACGCTGGAACATTTTGAGACAAGTAATGTCAAAGGAGGGGTCTCACTGAAAATTTAAATACGCGGAAGCTGAGAGTTTTAGTTAATAAAGAACGTGGTGCAGAATTCCCAAAGCTTTTGGTTCTTAAGTGCTCCTTGTTATTGGCTGGCCACCTTCGTTAATATTCCTGCATCATAATTCACTGGAAAATGCTCTTAAGACGAATTCTAGTATAAGAGCTACTTATGAATACAGGCCTTGGTGTCGGGCAGACAGAATTTCAGTGTGTTTGGGAAAacaatctctttctcttttcttttttttttctgcattgtgaAACAGAAGCTGCATGGACTTTTACCTTGCTGATAACACATTATGATCACCGGCTTTCATAGTTaagtgtatttacaatatttagacGCCACTGTACGAGAACTACCGCGATACGCGGCACATTTTGAATGTTCCAAGTAgatagagagagaataaacatcttTATTGTGTAaatagctttggagaggcgtcctcattccagaactCCTTGAGCTCGGGCCACGTCCTGGGCCCTCgagatcagccgttgctgatcctcgaggtcggagctggcaaAGGctttctcccaaagctcgttggtgtggtaagggttcggaggatttagcGTTGCCTGTATGCAATCCCCTACTGTGTGCCTAAGGGACGCAGGTTCtccgcagaagcggcattgcggagagaattgtgtaggggctatgagatgatttctggttgggtgggggaatgtgtTGAGTTGTAGAGCTCAGAGTcactcctgctctctaggtagtgacttgtgtggggaaGGGTATGTTCTGCAGTTTAGCTTGCAATGTAGTATGTTGTCATGctacgagactagagggtgcatgcgctcgagTAGAAACAGGGTCAGGTGTGAGCTACACTGGGGACGATAATTTTATGACCGATATACATTGGGGGAGCGGAAGATGTGTTTGCGGCAGCCGGGTCCGTCACTTCCAGTACTGTTCTTCCTTGGCGGGGGCGCCGTGCGGTGATTGAGTCTGCAGGAGAAGCGGGGTGCGGCCAATGTACTCGACGCCGACTATGTAGGCGCCCAGTCCACTGCGGTTGCTGCCATTCTGCTTGTGCGTCTTCTTCCCTGACGAGGGCTTTGCGCCGTACCTTTGACTCTGCCTAGCGTACGCTTCGTCATAGCCGCCCTCGTTGAGAGCGTTGCTGTAATCTTCGTATGGTTTGGGCTGACCTTCGCGTACACTGGAGCCAAAGCTCTGGAGCCCGTAACCTCCGTTGTCGTGGCGGCTATAGTACCCGTCCGAGCCGTAGTACGGGACAAAGTCTCGGTACCGCAAGTTGCCATTTCCCTGACCGTAACCGCCAAAGATGCTTAGGCCACCCTGGATAGAAGATCCCGGCTGCAAGTGCGGCTTGTTCGACCCGAAGTCGTAGTCGCCGCCCACGGCCTGGTAACGATTGGCGTCGGCATAGTTGTAGCTTCCCCCGTCGAACACCGAGCTGCTGCCACCGATCTTGTTGTTGTGGAGCCGCGAGGAGTAGCCGACCTGGCCTCCAGCCTGCTGGTCTCCTTGCTCGTACGGGTACACTTGACGGGTGTACTCGACCGGTATGTAGGACATTCCGCTTGGGCGGCTCTTGTGGCGGTAGGTTCCTCTCTGGTGGCTCACTCGCACGTAGTCTCCTCGGTTGTAGATGGGCGTCAGGTAGCCGTCGTTGCCGTACGTGTTGCTGTCATCAGCTGCGGTGCCAGGCCTCGAGTCATCGCTCTCTCTGTAGCCTGCATCGTCGTCGCCTCCGTGGCTGTACTTCACTTTGCCATAGTTAACCCTCTCGTGCATCGACGGGCTCTCATAATCCCGCTCCTGCCGGTAGGAATCATCGCGACTGTAGCTTATCTTGCCATACGTCGCGTCTCGGAGCTTTGCGTAACCCTTTACATACCCAGAGCGTTCATAGGTTCCTTGGTTCTGATAGCCGACAGGCTCCACAGGAGTGTCCACCTCGAGGGAAGATGGCTTGGTGATGCGTCTGTGTTTGTAGCCCGTGCTTTCGCCAATCAGATCACCGCCATTCGAGTCTTTGGCCCCTGCTTTGTCCGTAATCTCTTTTGGTTTCGTAACATCGGCGGCTGCTTGGTACGCCAGGAACAATGCTACGAGTGCAGTGGCCAGCAGCCTCCATTTTACCTGCGAAAAAGCACAAACATGAATTGCGGAACCTCCCAAAAAGAGAGAGCGAGTCTTCTACTACCTGCGCACGGAAGGACTCTCATCAACTATCCGAGGCTAGGTTAGTGTGTATTTATAATGGGAACTCTGATTTTTAACTGTGAGAGTTCATGAAATAATGCATATTCAAAGCCTCGAGATGAAAATACAGCTAGAATTGCTAGAAAACAAGGCCGGGGTAGCGTAGCGATTACTTTCGCTCAATCCTATTgctttcttatcatccaccgctcACAACATGCCGATCCTAGTGATATTTGGAATAAGGACACTACATTATGCCAACCCAGAAATCACTGACTAAAGGTGGCGCATTAACGGCACCACAAACACGACCTTTCATTGTACAACCTTGTGCGCTTCACAAGAATGCGATCGTCTTAGCCAGAGTATAACTCATGCTTAGGATCACTATTCCTTCCACTGGACTTGGCACTCCACGCTGACGTCACTGCTGTCCTCGCAGCGCTACTGTTTCTGTACATTCTTCCCGGTTAGCGTCGTCTAAATTAATGCTGGAGGAAATATCGGCTCCAGCACACGCACGAGTGACAGTGACGAGTGCGTTCTCTGAGGCCCGTGGATGTAAACTGGAATAGTGAAGTCTACGCAGGGCCGTTGAGTTCGTAGCATAGCGTACGCCTATTACTCAGCGATTCGTTCAGCCGGTCGAGAATGCGCATTATCTTGGACCGCTTCATCTCGAACGCAAAGATAGGCTATGTGAAGGTGATTTCGTTGTTTACATAAGGTTAATTAAGAAATAATAGTAGCAGCGGTTAGGATAGCTTGACCATTTGTGAATTACCgctcactaactcactcactaCTATTCTACAGACAGGCGGAACTTGCTGCTGTTTCGGCTTTGCTGTTCCGGCTCTGCGGTGAAGGTGACTTGAGGGCTACGTGTTGCAGAGCTTCACTCTGTTTGATACTAGGACCGAAGAAGACGTTGTGCGAATGTTGTCCAATGAAGACGTTGTCTGAATACGTCCGAGCCTTGTACGAATTAATTATGGAAACTTAGCCAAGCTAATAATTTTGCTTATTGTCACTTATTTTCAAAGGCATTTAAATTCGGCTCAGCCTTGTGGTCTAGCCCTTGTGTTGAATTTTCTTCAGAGTTCTTGTCTCAGAATGGTGGTCAAAGGACACATTGGGACCCACTAAGGAAAGTTCGATTCCGAAGTACCCACACACGTCTGCAACTTCCTGTTCTTGTTATTTTCTGGCGTGTTTACTAGGAAAAAATGGAACTGTGTGTATGCGTCTAATGCTAACATCTGAAACAGCTCACAATTTCTTTTctacaacggtggagccgacgtgtgcggaaatattaaactaccatagagggcagagaatcaaatatcctccgccacacacactacttacacaacaggaagcagccgactggagaaggctacaaacccgaactttctataatctacacatactaagtaaaatgtacccgacacaatacagaaactcctgcccatggtgcggagaaataccaactctttaccacataacatgggaatgtaagcataactacacattccataaacataaaaacccgagtgcggagcgattggagggcctgctcaccagcagcgagctcaccgcccaaagggcaatggtgcagcacgcgtgcgaagtggccaggctcagtggagccctggaataggggcacacccgtgctgaagagccaggcagcaagcgcaagacggctcaccaCTAAAACCCTTGATagaatcaataaagtttttctctctctctctctcctgaagTTTGTTTTTGAAAGCGCTATAATTTAGTAATCATAAATAGGGCCGATATAATGTAACAACTTTCCTCTCCTAATTCTATTTCATTGTCGTTATTAACATATCCGGACGATATTATACAGGTGATAGCGCAGAGGGAACTGCTCTACCCACTGCCGGAGCACGAATAGGAATAGATCAAACTAGGATGATTACGTTAGTCAAGCCAAATTTTGTGATGCACCGGAGCACTACGGATTAATTGACTAATAAAATTAATTTGAAGTTAAGTGACACAAATAATCCCATACAGTTATTTCGCGTATGTGATGTTACGTCTCAACGCTACCAAGGGCCTTAATTAGACGATTACTCCAAGGCAACCCCacccattcatcagcgcctatACCGAAGTCACCGCAGCGTTGACACCGAATGTTGACGGGTCCCCAAAAGGCCCCTCTACCTGTAcctgacaagctgaactaatGAATGAAAGGGGACGAAGTCGATAGCTACTGAAGAACGGTGCCACCTTCGGTTCCCAGATTTCTGCGCGCTTGCTAACTATGCGGGGGGCATATTTAGCACCAACGGAGGTGGAGTGTGGCGGGACGATGCGATACCATGGGCGGGATATTGCGACCGATACGGCTATTCTGATTGGCCGgaatacagtcatcagattccctagtctattCGCCTAGGGAAGACAACAGTATTAAATGAAGAGACATTTCGTGCAATGGGGCTGACGtatcctgatgtgaactcagacatTTAATATGCTCCCGCATGGAGTGAGCTCCGGTATCTGGAGCCAGtgcaaataatgtaaaataaacccattttctttcattcctactaccggacaTACTCGTctatgggcttggtggattcctggctcAAATGCCACCTCGAGCCGCGACAGTGAAAAGAAATTGCCACTGACAAGCAATCCTGGTGCCCATGCTATACCGCTGCTGAACTATGTTACTTGCAAACTCTCCCATTCCGTTTGCGCTCGCACAAAATGTGTCCACGTAATTGCAGTGAAGAATCACAACTTTATTAGCATACTGCAGCTATCCTAGGTGACGAAGAGCATAAAGTGAAAATTCGCAGCCTATTTCTTGTAGACCTGTGCTctacaaaagcaagaaaaaaaaatcaaacacccaactatacaaacacacaaagaaaagacaaaaataattgCGTCCGGTATTCTTCACGCACTCATAAGGGACTTCAAGGAGGACGAAAAACACTTCCCCATACCACAAGCAGGCTGCGACTCGATGCTTTTCCACAACTTGCGATAGCGCTTCGCTGCGCTTTACTCTTTCACAATCGTTCATACCCATACAGTTGTAGGAAGCACAAAACTGCGTCATTCAATATGAGAGCCACCATTTGAAGGCTAGCTACCTTGGAAGTGAGAGCGCAGCATGCCTTTGCAGGCTCATTGGCAATAATAACATgaaaaaaactatatatatatatatatatatatatatatatatatatatatctatatatatgtatatgtatatatgtatatatgaacACTACATCACTGGCTGAATGGCTCGGTAATTAAAACATTGTACGTACGGCACCCAGCCACTTTTGCTAAGCTGCCCCAACGAGAGGAGAGGGGAAAAGCAAGGTGAAAAGGTGAAGCGCCCCATTTGTACCTTGGAATATTCCTGAAGCACTGAACAGTGCCGTGTTACAAGTACACGCAGTGCtttcgttcttatttatttttttcagaactAAAGGAAAATCCAAAGCTCTGTCAGAATGcagtctagaaaaaaaaaaggacggcttGAAAACAGCCCATCGAGTGAATGAACCACACAACGAAGGGCTGTCGCGTCTttgtactgtttcttttttctttgtaagTCATATACCACCCAGCCCCCACGTAAACACAATCTTGCAAAAAAAAGCCACTTTTAGAAAACTCTTAAATGGAAGGAACGGTTTCTCACTGACAGGATCTTCACTGATGACATACTCCGTATCACTGTTGCCAGGCGA includes:
- the LOC126548009 gene encoding uncharacterized protein isoform X1, with translation MALRLPILRQQTTARKQQPFLPQVKWRLLATALVALFLAYQAAADVTKPKEITDKAGAKDSNGGDLIGESTGYKHRRITKPSSLEVDTPVEPVGYQNQGTYERSGYVKGYAKLRDATYGKISYSRDDSYRQERDYESPSMHERVNYGKVKYSHGGDDDAGYRESDDSRPGTAADDSNTYGNDGYLTPIYNRGDYVRVSHQRGTYRHKSRPSGMSYIPVEYTRQVYPYEQGDQQAGGQVGYSSRLHNNKIGGSSSVFDGGSYNYADANRYQAVGGDYDFGSNKPHLQPGSSIQGGLSIFGGYGQGNGNLRYRDFVPYYGSDGYYSRHDNGGYGLQSFGSSVREGQPKPYEDYSNALNEGGYDEAYARQSQRYGAKPSSGKKTHKQNGSNRSGLGAYIVGVEYIGRTPLLLQTQSPHGAPAKEEQYWK
- the LOC126548009 gene encoding uncharacterized protein isoform X2, which codes for MCGALRLVKWRLLATALVALFLAYQAAADVTKPKEITDKAGAKDSNGGDLIGESTGYKHRRITKPSSLEVDTPVEPVGYQNQGTYERSGYVKGYAKLRDATYGKISYSRDDSYRQERDYESPSMHERVNYGKVKYSHGGDDDAGYRESDDSRPGTAADDSNTYGNDGYLTPIYNRGDYVRVSHQRGTYRHKSRPSGMSYIPVEYTRQVYPYEQGDQQAGGQVGYSSRLHNNKIGGSSSVFDGGSYNYADANRYQAVGGDYDFGSNKPHLQPGSSIQGGLSIFGGYGQGNGNLRYRDFVPYYGSDGYYSRHDNGGYGLQSFGSSVREGQPKPYEDYSNALNEGGYDEAYARQSQRYGAKPSSGKKTHKQNGSNRSGLGAYIVGVEYIGRTPLLLQTQSPHGAPAKEEQYWK